The Hordeum vulgare subsp. vulgare chromosome 7H, MorexV3_pseudomolecules_assembly, whole genome shotgun sequence DNA window TTTCTAATTTTGTTGAAATTTTCCAAAACAATTTGGAAGGTTATTTAAAAATTATTCAAAACTTCAAAAAACGTTaccattttcaaaaattgtttacaAATTGTAAAAAACGTTCATGCTTTATTTTTTTTGGAGTTTCAAAACATATTTCCGTttcacaaattttaaaaatgttcgtgttttaaaattttcttcaagagtttcaaaaaatgttcgcatttccaatttttttttggaattaaaAAAAATGTACCCGATTCAAGAATTGGTAAGGCCAGTGTGCCTCTTCTGGCCCTGTAGTTGAAGTTCCATCTGCCATGTGTTAGTAGAAACAGTTATAAATGTGAGCTGATAATGTCAAGTGCCAAAATGTCGAAAAGGATTAAGAAATCAAGAGTTTAGTGGCAATAAGATACGAGTGTAATGCTGACTTTGCAATTATTTGTACCTTGAAAATATATACGTAAATGTGAAGTACTTGCCAATAAATGCAAGTCCCATGTTAGGACATACTAGTCATCCTAAGATGAATGACATGATTAATGAAAGGTACATTTTTTCTGCAGTtctaaatgaacaggattatttgTTCAGTTTACTACTTTTCACACTTGAAAGTCTCAACACTAGTGTAgaaatcaggaaatgaaaatgcTATGTCTGTTCAGTTTGCAAATTTTAGAGAAGTATGAGCAAACTAACAAAAATAGTAACCAACTAACCACGCACAGGATTTATGAGAATAACAGAACAGTTGAAAAgttattcttgcttcttctctcaaGAAAGAATAAAAGTACAGCTACCTTTATTTTCTGATGGGGGTTTAGGGAGACAAGCAACATTATACTAGATAAAAAGCTCATGCCCAAATTGCTGTGGCCATGAAAAAACTAACAAACCATGGCCTTGTGATCTTAAATGGATGGGTGGTCCTCTGTTTTGACATGTGCATATGTCTTCTACAGAGAGGGAAAAGATATTACCTCTTCCTCCCTCTCCACATCCTGATATCTTCAACATGCATGGTGTTAAAAGCATCTACACTGTCCCTAAAGAGTGAAGCAAACAAGTGAGCAAGGATGCTTCCAAATTTCCACATGACCCTTGAGCATCCTTAAAGATGTAGAGCAGAAagcttagagggtgcttggatccaagagattaaaactagtctgactaaaactagtctctttaagaggctaaagttctaagcatccctgactaaagagaggctaaaactagtcttgaggctaaaatcttttagtcaaggGTATCCCTACTAAAatatgcattagtcctctctcctcatttaactactcatgcaagttctggattggagggtttggaggataataaatgctcattaacttgattttagtctctttagtatttggatccaagcatgggtgaggctagcaagttttagtctcattactctTAGTCATggaactaaaacgtatccaagcaccctcttactCCTTTTGTACATTGCCATTAAATCCTTCCAAGCCAGCAGGCCCGTGGTCAAATTTCTGCTGATATTGCTTCTGCCCCTCCTTTCCATTGTTCTGAGAATTACTTTATAGAACTCCTCGGAAACTGAAGTTTTTTCTTGGACCGACAGTATTAATCTCTCTCGTTCTTTAACTGTCACATTAAATTCCCATCTATATGTGGCATTGGCAAGGCTaaggccctgtttctttaaaaagttctaggactttttttagtctcaactaaaaagtctctagtccctactcgtttctttccaaggactaaacatagactagaggtcattaaatgacatgcaaaaagaccatgttatccCTAATAATATActagtagttattaaatgacatgttaaaagtaggggcattgttgaAAACAGTGTcaaaaaagtctcaaaaagtccctcccatagggacttcttcctttagtcccaactatcccattttagtccctaaaagtccctcctgtttctttccaatgggactaaaagggacttttttagtccctacatcaaAAAATCCCTGGAAAGAAACACCCCCTTAGTAAATTTAAGAGCTGAGGAGTCAAAGTCTTGTACGTAGTAGGTGTCTACATGCTAATAGAGTACTAGTAATCGAGCCCGGTTGGGATTCAGGCGTGTCCTAGCTTAGTACGTGGTCTAGTTGTATGTGTAGCCTGAGAAATATTGTATCATGAGttgagaaaaggaaaataaaaaagagggaaAATTAGGGCACGACAAGGGCCCTTGGCTACAAGATTTTGTGTGTGCGTGTTCGTCGTGATTTGATGTGATCGATCCTTGGACGAGGTCCAACATCCGGTAGCGTGTACTGTCCACTTCCGATGCGGTGCTCAACTTACGCAACTTCAGTCGATTCTCCATGGGTCTTTGGATTGGGGTGCAATTCTTCATCCCACACTTCTCAAGAATTCTAGATGCATATGCAGATTGACAAAGAAAAATGCCATGAGATGATTGCTTTACCTTTATCCGAAAGTAATAACTCAACAAGCTAAGGTCACTCATGCTGAAGATGGTTTGCATCTGCTCTTTGAAAACTTTAATGTCATCTCCATTATCTCCGATGATGAGAAGATCATCAATGGTTTGCATCTGCTCTTTGACAGTATTAATCTCTCTCGTTCTTTAACTGTCACATTAAATTCCCATCTATATGTGGCATTGGCAAGGCTAAGAGAAAGTCCGGGCTCATCCTCTAGCTGTAGCCGTCGGACTGGCCTAACTCAAGTACAAGCATTACTAGTATGCCAGATTTGCCAGCTTTGAACGAGAAATAACGTGGAAATCGGTCCATGGTTTTAATCAAGTTCAATGCATACAGCTGAACCCATAGCCAAAACTTTTCATGGACTGTGACTTCGCTATTCAACGCCAACTTTTCCAGTGCCGAAAAGATTAGTTTTAACATGCTCCCTCTTACATGCTCCCTCTTATCCTCTCTTTTCACGTCGGAGGTAAGAAGGTAAGAGTTAACCAAATCAATGGCTTTGATCTATTATACCTGTCATGTAAAAAGGGTAAGGCCCTTTTTGAaagcataatagattatgataatctggattatgaagatagattatataatttggtttataaaaataatctaggtggacatgtttgaaggtcagattatataaactgtaatccaggtcttacattgcataatgacctgtctgtcctcttttttttaaaaaaagaggagggtggcggtggtaggaatgtaattatcttcaactttacaagggtaatgggtcattagcaatccataatctgattttagctggtgtagagtagattatgagtttttaataatctatccatctagtttttataatctacaccataatctgtcttgtttggagacataatagattataaaaactggattatataatctgggtggttccaaacagggcctaagaggGACCGTGCTAAAATTTGCCAAAAAAGAATATTTGCCTCTGGGGCACTTAATTTCTCGTCCTGGTCTCTGTTTTGAGTAGACCCTGCACGTCTTACTTGGGCAATCATTTTCCTTCCCCAATTGAGCACGGCAAAAGGATTCGAGTGAAGGAAGCAAGAAAAGTCTGCACCATAAACACCATTTTCCAACACGGTGAAGAGGAAAGACATATAACTCTGCACCGAATGCACGGTTATCTATCATCTTCCTCCCCTGAATACCAGAGGAGAATTGCTTTGCAGTACAGAGCACACAGATGCTAGCACCCTGAAGCACTCATTGCAAGCAACAAAACGCTGTAGTTCCTGACCACAACTCCAATGCCCATCCGACGAATTAAGGGAAACAGGGCAGCATCAACATTGACATCAGTCCTCTCTTCGCAGATGGGTCATATTGTGATGGCCATGACTGTAACGTGAAGCTAATCACGAGAGAGAAAGTCGGACAGCCGTGTGCATCCTCGTTGTCTCGActcagcacaagaaaacaacctTTCCTCATCTTAGCTTTGTAACACCTCGGTTCCTTACCCTGAATTTCTTCCATTCAACGCAGTTAACTTGTTCTGCAGCAAGCGAATGCTGTTATACAGAGTGCTTTACTGAATCAGAGAATCACTTTAAAGCAAAAGCGTCTCATCGCCATTTACTGTCCACTGGCTTGACTTATCTTTTATATATATTCAGTACTTTACTGAACGAAGCCAAGGCCATTCTGCCTCTTCGGGCTGAGCAATTCAAGTGCCCTATGTCATATAGTAGAAACAGTTATACAGGCGAGCTTACAAAATCAAATGCCAGAATGCCGAAAGGATCACGGGTTCAGTAGCGATAGGATATTCGTGTGGTACCTTCAAACGATatgatgtactccctctgtaccgaaaTACTTGTAGTTGGCGGAACTTGTACTAGTTTCCCCCAGCTACAAGTATTTCGTTACAGAGGTAGTAGTTGTTGGACTGGCTTAACTGACGTAGTGACGGACAATCATTACCAGCATACCAAGATCCACCAGCTTTGAAAGAGACAGAATGTGAAAATCAGTCCATGGCTTCAAGTTCCTTGCAAGCATCTGAAGCCATAGCCACAGCTTTTCATGGACTTTGACTTGACCCATTCAAAGTCAACTTCTCCAGTGCTGGAAAGAATATATCAAACAAGATTTGTGTGGACAGGTCTCTGGAGCACTAAATTTCTCTTTCAGGTCTCTGTTTTGAGCAGACACCGCACGTCATACTTGGGCAATAATTTTCCTTCCCCGAGGGTCACGGCAAAAGGATTTGACTGAAGGAAGCAAGAAAAGTCTGCAccaggaacaccattttccaacgCGGTGCAGAGGAAAGACCTATAACTCTGCACAGAGTGCACAGTtatctatcatctttcttccgGGAAAACCAGAGGAGTATTGTTTTGCAGTACAGAGCGCTGCTTGCCAGAAACCCACAGATGCTAGCACCCTTAAGCAATCATCCTACCTGCATAAATAGATCGATCGATCGTGATGAAGATACTCGGGGAGCAAGGTAATCCTTGTGCCACAGCGCTGTATATATTTCTCGGGCAGTTGCTCCTTCTCTGCTTGTGTACATTATTCTGCACCGGTTTCTCCCAACCAAACCCTACCAAATGCCCCGGCAGCTCCGTCGACATCTCATCCCCTTTCAACATCCTTGTCAACTCAAGCATCTCGAGGAACCCAGGCTTCGACATATCATGTGAATCAACAGGGCCCATGCTATCACTCGGTGGCAAGCAGTACAGGGTCCTGGGCATCTCGGTGCCCCAGGGCTATGTACGTGTAACCGGCGACACCGTCTACAACCAGTGCCAGCAGAACGCCGGCCCGGTGACCAGAAAGTTCATTGACCTTCAGGGCACGCCTTTCACCTTTTCCCACACACTAAACAAGTTCACCGTCGTTGGCTGTGACTCCATGGCCATGATACGAAGCCCGGACGTAACGAGTCGTCCCAGCTACAGGGGAGGCTGCGTGTCGTTCTGTGCTTCTGAGGGAAGCATCACCAGTGGCACATGCTCTGGGGTGGGCTGCTGCCAAGCTTCGGTGCCCGAGGAACTCAAGGTACTGAACTTAGAGTTTACCAGCATACGGAGCCAACTCCTGCAATCCTCCGGGTCTTTGGAAAACATCAGTAAAAGCAATAGCACGTGGTGCGGCAAGGCATTCATCGTGGACCAAGGTTCCTACGTGTTCTCCAAGGATCACTTGCATAGAAACCTGACGAACCTGCCCATGGTGCTCGACTGGTCTATATCCCGCGGCAACTGCTTGGAGGCGCGCCACGCCCCTCAGACCTACATGTGCAAGGAGAACACCGAATGTTATACCATGGCAAGTAACACTGCGTACCGCTGCAACTGTTCTGAAGGTTTCACTGGGAACCCTTATCTGGGATGCCAAGGTGAGAAATTCATGTTTGCAATAGATGACACCTTTATGCTTTGATTGCCACTAACTTAGGATATATGCCTCATTCTAATTTCCCATTCTCTACAAGATATTGATGAATGCAAAGACAAAAATAAGTACCCCTGCATACACAAGTGCATCAACAGAATTGGTGGTTTTAACTGTACATGCCCGATGGGCATGACGGGGGATGGTAAGAAGCACGGCACTGGGTGCAATAGAGATACAACACTAGTGATTGCCGCAGGCAAGTTTCACATGGTCTTATATTTGTTCCCTTTTGAACTGATCTGCTCAATCTCAATGAACAAGCACTTATGCATCAAAGTTTCCTGCCTTTTTCAGGTGGAGGCCTGCCTTTGCTGCTTGTTCTCCTCATGCTCGGATTCTGGACCCACTGGCTTGTTACGAAGAGAAAGCTTGCGAAGATAAGACAGAAATACTTTCTGCAGAATGGGGGCATGCTCCTGAAGCAGCAGATGTTTTCTCGGAGGGCGCCGTTGAGGATATTCACGTCTAGCGAGCTTGAAAAGGCAACCAACAGATTCAGTGATGACAACATAGCTGGCCGAGGTGGATTTGGGACGGTCTACAAAGGCATTCTATCTGATCAAATGGTTGTGGCGATCAAGAAGGCGCAGCGGGTTGATCAGAGCCAGGTGGAGCaatttgttaatgagatggtcatCCTCTCACAAGTCAACCACAAGAATGTGGTCCAGCTAGTTGGCTGTTGTCTCGAGTCAGAAGTTCCATTGTTGGTTTATGAATTCATCACCAACGGGGCCCTTTTTCACCATCTTCACAACACATCAGCCCTGATGCCGTGGAAGGAACGCCTAAGGATTGCAATGGAAACGGCAACAGCACTAGCATACTTGCACATGGCATCAGAAATGCCAATTATTCACAGAGATGTCAAGTCGTCCAACATACTCCTTGACGAGAGCTTCACCGCGAAGGTTTCCGATTTTGGTGCTTCAAGGCCAATGGCCCATAATCAGACCCACGTGACAACCTTAGTGCAGGGGACACTAGGGTACATGGATCCTGAGTACTTCCAGACAAGCCAACTGACAGAAAGAAGTGACGTCTACAGCTTTGGTGTAGTACTTATCGAGCTATTGACGCGGCAGAAACCAATATTTGGCGGTAAGATGGACGAGGTGAGAAGCCTAGCGTTGCATTTCAGTATATTATTCCATGAGAACCGGTTGTCGGAAATCGTAGATCGTCTGGTATACGAGGAAGCTGGAGCTAGGCATGTTAAAACTGTTGCGCAGCTGGCCTTGCGATGCTTAAGGGTGAAAGGTGAAGAGAGGCCAAGGATGGTAGAGGTTGCAGTGGAAGTTGAAGCTCTGCGAAGACTAATGAAACAACACTGCATAGTCAATTCCGAAGAGTGAACAAGAGTAGTGTTAGCAGGCTTGCTAGACTTCACAATTTAAGTTTCAGTAGGAAAACAAATGTGGAAAAAGGATGTGAGGAATAACACCGAGAGGAATAAGAGCCTCTTGTTGAGAGTCTATGTGTCATggggaaatgaatattgataatATAGCCAAGCATagaaccatggggagcattctacTGTCCATCGAGCGATCTCACATGTTAGCTCTGTCGGCGGAAAAAGTAGTAGTTGGTGTAACAATTGTTGGGGGCCTGCCAGTAAGAGCAAAGACACAACACATCATTTAATTACATATAATGAACAACATTGTGCGGTTAGACAGCACCAAGCAAATTGTTCTATTGTTCATCCTGTAACTGATATAGTACTTTGCAAGAGACAAGAGTTTACTTGGTGCTACATGGTGAATAAATCACTCCTTGGTTGTACTGTATTACTTCAAATATAAACGTtagcatatactccctccgttccaaaataagtgtcttaagctactccctccgtccgaaaatacttgtcataggaatggatgtatctagatgtattttaattcTAGAAACATCCATTTTTATTAATTGTGCGACAAATAATACCGGACGGGGACAGTATTTGTCAGGTTACTGATTATTTTTGAATGCCCAGATGAATGAATTGGCTCAAGGAAACACCCTCAGTGGAAGTAATAGACTAATAGTTGAAGCCAAGTAATTTCAGTGCGTGGACCGGAGGAACACAATTCAAGTTTATTACGACAAAACGGATTTCAGCGGTGGCATGCTGGATCTTACCTAAGTGGCCGCCGCCGGCGCATCCCATCCGCTCCGCCGCAGATTGCCCTTCGTTGCCGCGCGCTTCGCCGGCATGGGGGAGGACGGCCGCTTCGACTCCCTCCTCGTTCTCTTCCTCTCCGGCGGCTCCATCGCCCCCTTCTCTCGTCGCCGATGCAACCGGGGATGACGAGGAATTGCGCCGTCAAGATGCGGTCCTGAACTGGGCCCACTAAGATAATTACTTCCCAGGATGGGCTTTCCCACATGGGCCCACTAAGACGATTACTTCGCAGGATGGGCCCACTAAGATGAGTTGCCGCGCATGAAGGTTTGAGACGACCATATAAATAAAAA harbors:
- the LOC123412738 gene encoding wall-associated receptor kinase 3-like isoform X2, whose product is MLAPLSNHPTCINRSIDRDEDTRGASSVDISSPFNILVNSSISRNPGFDISCESTGPMLSLGGKQYRVLGISVPQGYVRVTGDTVYNQCQQNAGPVTRKFIDLQGTPFTFSHTLNKFTVVGCDSMAMIRSPDVTSRPSYRGGCVSFCASEGSITSGTCSGVGCCQASVPEELKVLNLEFTSIRSQLLQSSGSLENISKSNSTWCGKAFIVDQGSYVFSKDHLHRNLTNLPMVLDWSISRGNCLEARHAPQTYMCKENTECYTMASNTAYRCNCSEGFTGNPYLGCQDIDECKDKNKYPCIHKCINRIGGFNCTCPMGMTGDGKKHGTGCNRDTTLVIAAGGGLPLLLVLLMLGFWTHWLVTKRKLAKIRQKYFLQNGGMLLKQQMFSRRAPLRIFTSSELEKATNRFSDDNIAGRGGFGTVYKGILSDQMVVAIKKAQRVDQSQVEQFVNEMVILSQVNHKNVVQLVGCCLESEVPLLVYEFITNGALFHHLHNTSALMPWKERLRIAMETATALAYLHMASEMPIIHRDVKSSNILLDESFTAKVSDFGASRPMAHNQTHVTTLVQGTLGYMDPEYFQTSQLTERSDVYSFGVVLIELLTRQKPIFGGKMDEVRSLALHFSILFHENRLSEIVDRLVYEEAGARHVKTVAQLALRCLRVKGEERPRMVEVAVEVEALRRLMKQHCIVNSEE
- the LOC123412738 gene encoding wall-associated receptor kinase 3-like isoform X1, whose product is MKILGEQGNPCATALYIFLGQLLLLCLCTLFCTGFSQPNPTKCPGSSVDISSPFNILVNSSISRNPGFDISCESTGPMLSLGGKQYRVLGISVPQGYVRVTGDTVYNQCQQNAGPVTRKFIDLQGTPFTFSHTLNKFTVVGCDSMAMIRSPDVTSRPSYRGGCVSFCASEGSITSGTCSGVGCCQASVPEELKVLNLEFTSIRSQLLQSSGSLENISKSNSTWCGKAFIVDQGSYVFSKDHLHRNLTNLPMVLDWSISRGNCLEARHAPQTYMCKENTECYTMASNTAYRCNCSEGFTGNPYLGCQDIDECKDKNKYPCIHKCINRIGGFNCTCPMGMTGDGKKHGTGCNRDTTLVIAAGGGLPLLLVLLMLGFWTHWLVTKRKLAKIRQKYFLQNGGMLLKQQMFSRRAPLRIFTSSELEKATNRFSDDNIAGRGGFGTVYKGILSDQMVVAIKKAQRVDQSQVEQFVNEMVILSQVNHKNVVQLVGCCLESEVPLLVYEFITNGALFHHLHNTSALMPWKERLRIAMETATALAYLHMASEMPIIHRDVKSSNILLDESFTAKVSDFGASRPMAHNQTHVTTLVQGTLGYMDPEYFQTSQLTERSDVYSFGVVLIELLTRQKPIFGGKMDEVRSLALHFSILFHENRLSEIVDRLVYEEAGARHVKTVAQLALRCLRVKGEERPRMVEVAVEVEALRRLMKQHCIVNSEE